One genomic segment of Rubritalea squalenifaciens DSM 18772 includes these proteins:
- the xrtU gene encoding exosortase U, with product MTTQETSIAQDSASSRRGLIWPWLVTFAILGVLSPLLSEHFGILWGRVHYRWCAILVVWVVVSLWLQWRQAEKPERVAPTWISVIGYLAVFIQIGVAYLYFTGWVAIVAAICTVGLLVLHLSRQRRMLHAFGTWALLFLLVRLPNQLEGRLLRVFEELSSRIGSAILEWRGVYHVSQASEMVLDAAVVDIRIICNGFYSIYMMVFMAALYVVWKQRPLLYALCVLASSTLVAAVVNGIRVAVVCMITNATEVNIMETGWLWLLLAVSLALSFLLLLSFDAFFGFFFAEVEEERAQKNLLVRGWNHLCHFGARSLTKIFKAKGVEASGGRWLPVAVFSGLLVMAGFAGSILYYEWTAEGEGRTKFMHSRDELKVIDQESITFERPGWQVLEKTYEEREFASIWGQFSLIWKLKYEDLFVIVALDYPFDKWHDVKVCYSNEGWKIDEERLTDLPSYNGWGASETEMSLPTGDYGFIMCSHLSHIGEPVQAKPTAHQFDMVLYYLHPKQWKAPYGTSVNKDKNTFYQCQVMVRSSFPLSEEQREEVRQMYGDFRNQVKQQIEQMPTP from the coding sequence ATGACAACACAGGAAACTTCCATAGCTCAAGACAGCGCGTCCAGCAGGCGAGGCCTGATCTGGCCGTGGCTGGTGACCTTTGCCATTCTGGGCGTCTTGAGTCCGCTACTCTCAGAGCACTTTGGAATTCTGTGGGGCAGGGTTCACTACCGTTGGTGTGCGATTCTGGTGGTATGGGTGGTCGTTTCTCTCTGGCTGCAGTGGCGCCAGGCTGAGAAGCCGGAGCGAGTGGCTCCCACGTGGATCTCTGTGATAGGTTATCTGGCTGTATTTATTCAAATCGGGGTGGCCTACCTTTACTTTACAGGTTGGGTGGCGATTGTTGCGGCGATCTGTACGGTGGGGCTTTTGGTTCTGCATTTGAGCCGACAGAGGCGTATGCTGCACGCCTTCGGTACCTGGGCCTTGCTCTTTCTCTTGGTGCGTCTTCCGAACCAACTGGAAGGGCGTCTGCTCCGCGTATTTGAGGAGCTAAGTTCGAGGATAGGATCTGCTATTCTTGAGTGGCGAGGAGTCTACCACGTCTCCCAGGCTAGTGAAATGGTGCTGGATGCGGCCGTGGTGGATATCAGAATCATTTGTAATGGCTTCTACTCCATCTACATGATGGTCTTCATGGCAGCGCTCTATGTCGTGTGGAAGCAAAGACCTCTGCTGTATGCGCTCTGTGTGCTCGCCAGCAGTACCTTGGTCGCCGCTGTTGTGAATGGTATCCGAGTCGCCGTGGTGTGTATGATTACCAATGCTACCGAGGTGAATATCATGGAGACCGGATGGCTCTGGCTCTTGCTGGCCGTGTCTCTGGCATTAAGTTTCCTCTTGCTACTGAGCTTTGATGCCTTCTTTGGGTTTTTCTTTGCCGAAGTGGAAGAGGAGCGCGCTCAGAAAAATCTTCTGGTGCGTGGCTGGAATCATCTCTGCCATTTTGGTGCGCGCTCATTGACCAAAATCTTCAAGGCCAAGGGCGTTGAGGCCAGCGGTGGTCGCTGGCTCCCGGTGGCGGTTTTCTCAGGCCTGCTGGTGATGGCAGGCTTTGCGGGCTCTATTCTATACTACGAATGGACGGCTGAGGGTGAGGGGAGAACGAAATTCATGCACAGCAGGGATGAGCTCAAAGTGATCGATCAAGAGAGTATCACCTTTGAACGCCCAGGCTGGCAAGTACTGGAAAAGACCTATGAGGAGCGTGAGTTTGCTAGCATCTGGGGACAGTTTTCTCTCATTTGGAAGCTCAAGTATGAGGATCTGTTCGTCATCGTGGCTTTGGATTATCCCTTCGATAAGTGGCACGACGTGAAGGTTTGCTACTCCAACGAAGGCTGGAAGATCGATGAGGAACGTCTGACCGACCTGCCATCCTACAATGGCTGGGGAGCATCCGAAACGGAGATGAGTCTGCCGACTGGAGACTATGGATTCATCATGTGTAGTCACCTGTCCCATATTGGCGAGCCAGTGCAGGCCAAGCCGACTGCCCACCAGTTTGATATGGTGCTCTACTACCTGCACCCGAAGCAATGGAAGGCTCCATATGGTACTTCTGTGAACAAGGATAAGAACACGTTCTACCAGTGCCAGGTCATGGTGAGAAGTAGTTTCCCGCTGAGCGAAGAGCAGAGGGAAGAGGTACGCCAAATGTACGGGGACTTCCGTAATCAGGTGAAGCAGCAAATCGAGCAAATGCCGACACCATGA
- a CDS encoding glycosyltransferase family 4 protein yields the protein MKICILIPSLKSGGAERVLSILASEFVKLGHDVDIVLTASDEVFYDLAEEVNVHKICYPYKGALSKVHASFRVAVRMRKVIKEVRPDCIVSFLEKYNELNLLCTRFLNVPVIVSDRNNPSADISSLRVFFKKATYSWAQGVVAQTTKSKETIQLLLNNKLPVHVIENPIREVIRYPNIERQNVILNIGRLVEQKGHEDLIRAFALLPDKKWKLCILGEGYLRNSLEELISQMNLEGRVEMPGTQRNVDEYFARSSIFVLSSYFEGFPNALCEAMAAGLACVSTDCPTGPSELVNSKFNGLLTEVGNINDLACALRQLAEDEDLRSLYGSEASKIVSRLDSEEIAKQWLDFIQEIIHC from the coding sequence ATGAAAATTTGTATTCTTATTCCTAGCTTGAAATCAGGTGGAGCTGAGCGAGTCCTCAGTATTCTAGCATCAGAGTTTGTTAAACTGGGGCACGATGTTGATATCGTTTTGACGGCTAGTGATGAAGTCTTTTACGATCTCGCAGAGGAAGTAAATGTACACAAAATTTGTTATCCGTACAAAGGGGCTTTGAGCAAAGTGCACGCTTCTTTTCGTGTAGCTGTTAGAATGCGAAAAGTTATAAAGGAAGTACGACCTGATTGTATTGTATCTTTTCTAGAAAAGTATAATGAGTTGAATCTATTATGCACTCGTTTTCTTAATGTACCAGTGATTGTATCAGATAGAAATAATCCAAGTGCCGATATTTCATCACTAAGGGTGTTTTTTAAAAAAGCGACATATTCATGGGCTCAGGGAGTCGTTGCACAAACTACTAAGTCCAAAGAAACTATTCAGCTACTTCTGAACAATAAATTACCAGTACATGTAATTGAGAATCCGATAAGGGAAGTCATCAGATACCCAAATATTGAAAGGCAAAATGTCATTTTAAATATTGGACGTTTGGTGGAACAGAAAGGGCATGAAGATCTTATACGCGCTTTCGCGCTCTTACCTGATAAAAAATGGAAACTATGTATTCTAGGTGAAGGCTATTTACGCAATTCCTTGGAAGAACTGATATCTCAGATGAATCTTGAGGGGAGGGTAGAGATGCCAGGAACTCAGAGAAACGTTGACGAATATTTCGCCAGATCCTCAATTTTTGTCTTATCCTCATATTTTGAGGGTTTTCCGAACGCATTATGCGAGGCGATGGCTGCTGGTTTGGCCTGTGTATCGACTGACTGTCCTACCGGCCCTAGCGAATTAGTTAATTCTAAATTTAATGGCTTATTAACGGAAGTCGGAAATATAAACGATCTGGCTTGCGCTCTCCGGCAACTTGCGGAAGATGAAGATTTGAGGTCATTATATGGGAGCGAGGCGAGTAAGATTGTTAGTAGACTAGACTCTGAAGAAATCGCGAAACAATGGTTGGATTTTATACAAGAAATTATCCACTGCTAA
- a CDS encoding glycosyltransferase family 2 protein, producing the protein MNVSVLILTYNEEVNIQGCLDSLQFCDDIVILDSESTDSTLKIAQDAGATILTRPFDNYAAQRNFGLSHDFKHDWILMLDADERVDDMFVEEMASLTRLTNNPVTLYRMRRKDMFMGKWIKRSSGYPTWFGRLFKKGCVRVEREINEEYYTDGEIGLMKEHLIHYPFNKGIDYWFERHNRYSSMEAVKLAAEQQSKIRWKDFLNHDPMLRRKAFKALAYRMPMRPALTFCFLYFVKMGFLDGRAGFHFSLMRSIYEYMISLKMKEGRIS; encoded by the coding sequence ATGAATGTTTCTGTTCTCATTCTTACCTATAATGAGGAAGTTAATATCCAAGGGTGTCTCGACTCTCTACAATTTTGTGATGATATAGTGATTTTGGATTCTGAGAGCACGGATTCTACTCTGAAAATTGCTCAAGATGCTGGAGCGACAATCCTCACTAGGCCATTCGACAATTATGCAGCCCAGAGAAATTTTGGATTATCCCATGATTTTAAACATGACTGGATCCTTATGTTGGATGCTGATGAGCGTGTGGATGATATGTTTGTTGAGGAAATGGCATCTCTAACTAGGCTAACAAATAACCCTGTGACTCTTTACAGGATGAGACGCAAAGATATGTTTATGGGGAAATGGATAAAGCGTTCGAGTGGATATCCTACCTGGTTTGGGCGATTATTTAAAAAAGGATGTGTTAGGGTAGAGCGTGAGATCAATGAGGAGTATTATACTGATGGAGAGATTGGCCTGATGAAGGAGCACCTCATACATTATCCCTTCAACAAGGGGATAGACTATTGGTTTGAGAGGCATAACCGCTATTCAAGTATGGAGGCCGTTAAATTGGCTGCGGAGCAGCAGTCGAAGATTAGGTGGAAGGACTTCTTGAACCATGATCCAATGCTAAGGCGTAAGGCTTTTAAGGCGTTGGCATATAGGATGCCCATGAGGCCAGCTTTGACATTCTGCTTTCTGTATTTCGTGAAGATGGGTTTTTTAGATGGTAGAGCGGGCTTTCACTTTAGTCTTATGCGCTCGATCTATGAATACATGATCAGCTTGAAGATGAAGGAGGGTCGTATATCATGA
- a CDS encoding O-antigen polymerase translates to MRVYIQLFYFVLALILKPDLVSSFDPLRVSLLTGLTVASVLTEWCIYGRQKNFFRLDVLFILGFFIVHFQWPLMFLFGVEMRKMSVEASISSINYGTWLSALGLIAWNAGWGAFTFKKQPRKRIIKVEYKKLKIAFVLLFVLFLITAGRDYLTGAIYRGELEGGDYSGAAGGIASYIQLLLGLVLAVLLAYFMPMSGAYIRNGRGWWGKVDKFIPIAVAGYIFMYLAVGDRGGAVQAASVVLILYGVFVKPITAKQFIILALVGAFVLTVIGWGRSSLDEKGKRNIIEAGIEKIQERDDQGFYIYTLTLADSVTCLHGSIADVNSSGGIYWGKLWRGDIFSLVPLLGKYTMTTFGLKNHDVSSSGRLTYLSFGEDSKIGSGSTIIADLYHNWGTAGVVIFMFALGVLYQRVTQGIVRREGFKWVVMAAALATVAFYSSRAGYLIFLRPLVWTYLIAKFCTTVKTLSSSEGETAN, encoded by the coding sequence GTGAGGGTTTATATACAGTTGTTTTACTTTGTTTTGGCTTTAATTCTAAAGCCTGATCTTGTTAGCTCCTTTGATCCGCTTCGTGTTAGTCTTTTAACAGGTCTTACCGTAGCATCGGTTTTGACCGAATGGTGTATTTATGGCCGCCAAAAAAACTTTTTTAGACTCGATGTGTTATTTATTCTGGGCTTTTTCATTGTTCATTTTCAATGGCCTCTGATGTTTTTATTTGGCGTCGAGATGCGAAAGATGAGTGTTGAGGCGTCAATATCGAGTATTAACTATGGAACTTGGTTGTCAGCATTGGGGCTCATTGCGTGGAATGCCGGTTGGGGAGCTTTTACTTTTAAAAAGCAACCTCGCAAACGGATCATTAAAGTAGAGTACAAGAAATTAAAAATAGCATTTGTACTATTATTTGTATTGTTCTTGATTACAGCCGGAAGGGACTATCTAACAGGGGCGATTTACCGAGGTGAGCTTGAGGGGGGGGACTACTCCGGAGCTGCAGGTGGTATTGCTTCCTATATTCAGTTACTTTTAGGTTTAGTATTAGCAGTCCTCTTAGCTTACTTCATGCCAATGTCTGGTGCATATATCAGAAATGGCAGAGGGTGGTGGGGAAAGGTTGATAAGTTTATCCCCATTGCTGTAGCTGGTTATATATTTATGTACTTGGCTGTCGGTGACAGAGGTGGAGCAGTTCAAGCTGCCAGTGTAGTTCTTATATTGTACGGCGTTTTTGTAAAACCCATCACAGCCAAACAATTCATTATTTTAGCTCTAGTGGGGGCATTCGTACTTACAGTGATTGGATGGGGTAGATCTTCGCTTGATGAGAAGGGTAAGAGAAACATTATAGAAGCGGGCATTGAAAAAATTCAAGAAAGAGACGATCAAGGATTCTATATCTATACTCTAACCTTGGCTGACAGTGTCACCTGTTTACATGGGTCTATTGCCGATGTAAACAGCTCAGGAGGTATCTATTGGGGTAAGCTATGGAGAGGAGATATTTTTTCTCTTGTACCTCTATTAGGGAAATACACGATGACTACTTTTGGTTTGAAAAACCATGATGTGAGTTCCTCCGGTAGATTGACATATCTTTCATTTGGTGAGGATTCCAAAATTGGCTCTGGATCTACTATTATTGCTGATTTGTATCACAACTGGGGCACCGCAGGAGTTGTGATATTCATGTTTGCTCTTGGAGTGCTTTATCAACGAGTGACACAAGGTATTGTTAGGCGTGAGGGTTTCAAGTGGGTAGTAATGGCAGCAGCATTAGCAACGGTAGCTTTTTATTCTTCTCGTGCTGGCTATTTGATCTTTCTTCGACCATTGGTATGGACGTATCTCATCGCTAAGTTTTGTACTACTGTAAAAACACTTAGTTCATCCGAGGGAGAGACTGCAAATTAA
- a CDS encoding helix-turn-helix domain-containing protein, giving the protein MAKRIDTKTKEEIIRLSQEGVTLADIAEKTGVSVPSISKIRKEAGIGRSRKSSAPVEEGVTTSKQLEAAVKKLLWPSLSKVQKAAPKNANAIAIEVKVTVGSQSYGVEELIAEASKEEQLKQKQQELEEARKRVAAIEAEMQSLK; this is encoded by the coding sequence ATGGCAAAACGAATTGATACAAAGACGAAGGAGGAGATCATCCGCCTGTCTCAGGAAGGTGTGACCCTGGCTGACATTGCAGAGAAGACGGGAGTGAGTGTTCCCTCGATCTCCAAGATCCGCAAAGAGGCCGGTATCGGCCGCAGCCGAAAGTCCAGTGCTCCGGTAGAGGAGGGGGTGACGACCAGTAAGCAGCTGGAGGCAGCGGTGAAGAAGCTGCTCTGGCCAAGTCTTTCCAAGGTGCAAAAGGCGGCTCCGAAGAATGCCAATGCAATTGCGATTGAGGTCAAGGTTACCGTGGGTTCCCAGTCTTATGGGGTGGAAGAATTGATTGCGGAAGCCTCCAAGGAGGAGCAGCTCAAGCAAAAACAGCAGGAGCTGGAAGAGGCTCGCAAGCGTGTCGCCGCGATTGAGGCTGAAATGCAGTCACTCAAGTAA
- a CDS encoding glycosyltransferase, translated as MMKKKKLSTLISSASRNAGGVFEVVRCLNSRLDQYIDNQVLSIVDECIDDDLDLWGNTELILEKHIGPRSLLFSPGLIKALRRENPDIVHVHGIWQGTSLASLKYHKGNQRPYIISPHGMLDPWAIRNSRWKKEIVGRWYEYEHLKSASCIHALCESEYDSIRQFGLTNPVCIIPNGIDLPSLPSVSRSGKNVRNIVFIGRIHPKKGIKELITAWSKQAKEITENWNLVIAGWSQLNHQDELIELCDNLDIANQQMSVDDFVSQQSSMTGSSVYFVGPVFGEQKNSLLQVSDVFALTSFSEGLPMSILEAWSYCLPVLITPFCNLPEGKQEEAAIEVIFESDVPNSIDIVQGLQVVMEMSDDDRIAMGMRGRKLVENKFTWDHIAKQMNSVYDWLLGKTEKPKCVKMK; from the coding sequence ATGATGAAGAAGAAAAAACTATCAACTCTAATTTCATCAGCTTCTCGCAATGCAGGCGGTGTATTCGAGGTCGTCCGGTGTTTGAATAGTAGATTAGATCAATACATCGATAATCAAGTGCTTAGCATCGTTGATGAGTGTATTGATGACGATTTAGATTTGTGGGGTAATACTGAATTAATCCTAGAGAAACACATTGGCCCTCGTAGCCTTTTATTTAGCCCAGGCTTGATTAAAGCCTTACGGAGAGAAAATCCTGACATTGTACACGTCCATGGTATTTGGCAAGGGACATCACTCGCCAGTTTAAAGTACCATAAGGGAAATCAGCGGCCCTATATAATCTCTCCTCACGGAATGCTAGATCCATGGGCAATTCGCAATTCACGGTGGAAAAAGGAAATTGTTGGTAGGTGGTATGAATACGAACATTTAAAATCTGCATCATGCATTCATGCTTTATGTGAATCGGAATATGATTCAATTAGGCAATTTGGTCTTACTAACCCGGTATGTATAATACCTAACGGAATTGATTTACCAAGCTTACCAAGTGTTAGTAGATCTGGAAAAAATGTTCGGAATATAGTTTTCATAGGCAGAATCCATCCTAAAAAGGGGATAAAAGAATTAATTACGGCTTGGTCCAAACAGGCAAAAGAAATTACTGAAAATTGGAACCTGGTAATCGCTGGATGGAGTCAATTAAATCATCAAGATGAATTGATTGAGCTGTGTGATAACTTGGATATCGCTAATCAACAAATGAGTGTTGACGATTTTGTAAGTCAACAATCCAGTATGACTGGAAGTAGTGTCTATTTTGTGGGGCCTGTCTTTGGAGAGCAAAAGAATTCCCTGTTGCAAGTTTCTGATGTTTTTGCGCTTACGAGTTTTAGTGAAGGTCTTCCCATGTCAATATTAGAAGCGTGGTCCTACTGTCTGCCTGTACTAATAACACCTTTCTGTAATCTGCCGGAAGGCAAGCAAGAAGAGGCTGCTATAGAGGTTATATTTGAAAGTGATGTTCCGAATTCCATAGATATTGTGCAAGGCTTGCAAGTAGTAATGGAGATGAGTGATGATGATAGAATTGCTATGGGGATGAGAGGAAGAAAGTTAGTCGAGAATAAATTTACTTGGGATCATATAGCTAAGCAAATGAACTCAGTATATGATTGGTTGCTTGGTAAAACAGAAAAGCCTAAATGCGTTAAAATGAAATAG
- a CDS encoding glycosyltransferase family 2 protein, with protein sequence MKISIITATYNREKTVGEVCESMAAQTYSDLEWVVIDGGSKDATLEVLKQGQRQPDVLVSEPDKGIYDALNKGLKLASGEVIGLLHSDDFYPTEDVLEEVAKAFEDPSVDAVYGDLDYVSSENTDKIVRHWVSGEYDRENFRKGWMPPHPAFYMRRKYYEQLGGFHLKYKIAADYDSMVRYLWKHQLRAVYLPKVLMKMRTGGASNRSLKNILQKSQEDYQVMRENGLGLSTLLRKNLSKIPQFFKRRAS encoded by the coding sequence ATGAAAATCAGTATTATCACAGCGACTTACAACCGCGAAAAAACAGTAGGAGAGGTCTGTGAGTCCATGGCTGCACAGACTTATTCCGATTTGGAGTGGGTAGTCATTGATGGAGGGTCGAAGGATGCCACCTTGGAAGTGCTCAAGCAGGGACAGCGCCAGCCTGATGTCCTCGTCTCTGAGCCCGATAAGGGTATTTATGATGCCCTCAACAAGGGGCTGAAGTTGGCGAGTGGAGAAGTGATAGGTCTCTTGCACTCTGATGACTTTTATCCGACTGAGGATGTGCTTGAAGAGGTCGCGAAGGCTTTTGAGGATCCCAGTGTGGACGCGGTTTACGGTGATCTGGATTATGTATCCTCCGAGAACACTGACAAAATAGTCAGGCACTGGGTGAGTGGGGAGTATGATCGCGAGAACTTCCGCAAGGGATGGATGCCACCCCATCCAGCATTTTACATGAGGCGAAAGTATTACGAGCAACTCGGAGGTTTTCATCTCAAATACAAGATAGCCGCAGATTACGACAGTATGGTGCGTTATCTATGGAAGCATCAGTTGAGAGCCGTCTATCTTCCCAAAGTACTCATGAAAATGCGCACGGGAGGTGCCAGTAACCGCAGCTTGAAAAATATCCTGCAGAAGTCTCAGGAGGATTATCAGGTGATGCGTGAAAATGGACTCGGGCTCAGTACTTTACTGAGGAAGAACCTGTCCAAAATTCCTCAGTTTTTTAAACGACGTGCATCTTAA
- a CDS encoding acyltransferase has protein sequence MKIHLLIKSLLYRVRYKLNPIKASKSIGVSIGTDCRLCGLIDWGSEPYLIRLGHHVSITNSKFITHDGGVWVFRDRYPDLDVIAPINVGSNVFIGTDCIVMPGTEIQDNVVIGAGSLVRGVLEANGVYAGVPVRKIKNIDDYLDALGDKKVNTKMYSKSDKRNYLLKKFFDGDESLS, from the coding sequence ATGAAAATTCACCTACTAATTAAATCGTTGTTATATCGTGTGCGATACAAACTAAATCCTATCAAGGCATCCAAGAGCATCGGAGTATCCATAGGTACGGATTGTAGGCTGTGCGGATTGATTGATTGGGGGTCAGAGCCTTATTTAATAAGACTTGGACATCATGTGAGTATAACGAATTCGAAATTCATTACGCATGATGGCGGCGTTTGGGTGTTTAGAGATCGGTACCCAGATTTGGACGTCATCGCTCCAATTAATGTTGGTAGCAATGTATTTATTGGTACAGATTGCATTGTGATGCCTGGCACAGAAATACAAGATAACGTGGTTATTGGTGCAGGAAGCTTGGTTAGAGGTGTACTTGAAGCTAATGGCGTATATGCAGGAGTTCCTGTTAGAAAAATTAAAAACATAGATGATTATCTCGATGCTCTAGGAGATAAAAAGGTTAATACGAAAATGTATTCAAAGAGTGATAAGAGAAACTATCTTCTTAAAAAGTTTTTTGATGGTGATGAAAGCTTATCCTAG